A genome region from Candidatus Microthrix parvicella Bio17-1 includes the following:
- a CDS encoding LysR family transcriptional regulator, whose amino-acid sequence MNSPSLFAVPSLSTQQLRYLQTAARAPSWTEAANELRVTQSALSQGIAELERRLGIELFERVGRRRVLSSAGNEILVQADRVLAQAADLGRLAERLRHGFAGAYRLGLIDSAAVATCRPALAAVRRLAGDALNVIVDTSVPLTRAVQRGELDLAVVVADNAALTSGGSQLGSESNVAVTAVAEEPMVIVAPANVSTEVVTDPRRWGPWVMPPEGSTTRVLLDAALRARGADPTTTLESSNPTVLLSMVELGLGWAVLPDHAPGLQRRGTGAKPTGAKPTGAEVVIIGELIARRLVAVTRTGAPSDPRTERFLVSV is encoded by the coding sequence ATGAATAGCCCCTCGCTCTTCGCTGTTCCCTCACTGTCCACGCAGCAGTTGCGCTACCTGCAGACAGCTGCCCGCGCCCCCAGCTGGACCGAGGCCGCCAACGAACTCCGGGTCACCCAATCGGCGCTCAGCCAGGGAATCGCCGAGTTGGAACGGCGCCTCGGCATCGAGCTGTTCGAACGGGTGGGGCGGCGCCGGGTGTTGTCGTCGGCGGGCAACGAGATCCTGGTCCAGGCCGACCGGGTGCTGGCCCAGGCCGCCGATCTGGGGCGGCTTGCGGAACGTCTTCGTCACGGTTTTGCGGGCGCCTACCGGCTGGGGCTCATCGACTCGGCTGCGGTGGCCACCTGCCGACCTGCCCTGGCTGCCGTCCGGCGGCTGGCGGGCGATGCGCTGAACGTCATCGTCGACACCTCGGTGCCACTCACCCGGGCGGTCCAACGAGGCGAGTTGGACCTGGCCGTCGTTGTCGCCGACAACGCCGCCCTCACCAGTGGCGGGTCGCAGCTTGGGTCGGAGTCCAACGTCGCCGTCACGGCGGTGGCCGAGGAGCCGATGGTGATCGTCGCCCCCGCCAACGTTTCCACCGAGGTGGTGACCGACCCGCGACGTTGGGGCCCATGGGTGATGCCACCCGAAGGGTCGACCACCCGGGTACTCCTCGACGCCGCCCTGCGTGCCCGGGGTGCCGACCCGACGACCACCCTCGAGAGCTCCAACCCCACCGTGTTGTTGTCGATGGTGGAGCTGGGGCTCGGTTGGGCCGTGCTGCCCGACCATGCCCCCGGACTGCAACGACGCGGGACCGGCGCCAAGCCGACCGGCGCCAAGCCGACCGGCGCCGAGGTGGTGATCATCGGTGAACTCATCGCCCGGCGCTTGGTCGCCGTGACCCGCACGGGGGCGCCGTCCGACCCGCGCACCGAGCGATTCCTCGTCTCGGTGTAA